A stretch of the Thiomicrospira pelophila DSM 1534 genome encodes the following:
- a CDS encoding N-acetylglutaminylglutamine amidotransferase → MCGICGEFLWQGGPAKEQTLKTMMSKLEKRGPDSGGLWTQNQVGFGHRRLSIIDLSSGGHQPMRDHELSLVFNGCIYNYKALRDELISLGQEFQTHSDTEVILKAYRQWGMECTSRFEGMFAFAIWDEHHEQLLIARDRFGIKPLYYSVMDGGVRFASNTQALLAAGGVDTDIDPIGLHFQLTLHAVIPAPHTILKGIKKLEPGYWLVVNPDGQMFKKRYWSLNAQRPVDAAQQKDHQAWLSQTHDLLQQAVMKRLDAADVPVGVLLSGGLDSSLIVALLAEAGTQDLHTFSIGFEDAPEEKGSEFEYSDLVVKRYQTKHHKYVVPNAEVLPRLPEAIDAMSEPMVGQDAVAFYLLSEQVSKDVKVVMSGQGADEVFGGYFWYPQMVQAEGSELERFAPLYFDRSHAEWLEAVDARFHIQDVTSHYIEDRLTEPGADTFLDQVLRLDSTTLIVDDPVKRVDNMTMAWGLEARVPFLDHQLVEAVMSAPPELKLEDGGKTLLKRISRGLVPDEVIDRPKGYFPMPALKYVRGEFYEFMKGILTSPRAQERRLFNPEYVQNLLDNPEAPESFTAIKGSKLWHCALLELWLQRNVDPYN, encoded by the coding sequence ATGTGCGGAATATGTGGAGAGTTTTTATGGCAGGGTGGGCCAGCTAAAGAGCAAACCCTGAAGACAATGATGTCTAAACTGGAAAAACGCGGCCCTGATAGTGGTGGGCTTTGGACTCAAAACCAAGTGGGTTTTGGTCATAGGCGCTTATCCATTATTGATTTGAGCTCAGGTGGGCATCAACCGATGCGTGACCATGAGTTGAGTTTGGTTTTTAATGGTTGTATTTATAACTATAAAGCGCTGAGGGACGAATTGATCTCGCTGGGTCAGGAGTTTCAAACCCATTCGGATACCGAAGTTATTTTAAAAGCCTACCGTCAATGGGGTATGGAATGCACAAGCCGGTTTGAGGGAATGTTTGCATTTGCGATTTGGGATGAACATCATGAACAGTTGTTGATCGCTCGTGATCGATTTGGAATTAAACCCTTGTACTACTCAGTCATGGATGGCGGTGTGCGTTTTGCCTCCAACACACAGGCTTTATTAGCGGCAGGTGGCGTCGATACTGATATAGATCCTATTGGGTTGCATTTTCAGCTCACCTTGCATGCAGTTATTCCTGCGCCTCACACCATTCTCAAAGGCATTAAAAAACTCGAACCGGGTTATTGGTTGGTGGTGAACCCAGACGGCCAAATGTTTAAAAAACGTTATTGGTCATTAAACGCTCAGCGCCCTGTAGATGCAGCCCAGCAGAAAGACCACCAGGCCTGGTTATCGCAAACGCATGATTTATTACAGCAAGCGGTAATGAAACGTTTGGATGCGGCGGATGTGCCGGTCGGCGTGTTATTGTCGGGCGGTTTGGATTCAAGCTTAATTGTTGCTTTACTGGCCGAAGCGGGCACACAAGATTTGCATACCTTTTCGATTGGGTTTGAAGATGCGCCAGAAGAGAAAGGTTCAGAATTTGAATATTCAGACCTGGTGGTTAAGCGCTATCAAACCAAACATCATAAATATGTGGTGCCGAATGCGGAGGTCTTACCGCGCTTGCCGGAAGCGATTGATGCCATGTCAGAGCCGATGGTAGGGCAAGATGCAGTGGCATTTTATTTGTTATCCGAGCAGGTTTCAAAAGACGTTAAAGTCGTTATGTCAGGCCAGGGAGCGGATGAAGTGTTTGGTGGTTATTTTTGGTATCCACAAATGGTTCAAGCTGAAGGAAGTGAATTAGAACGTTTCGCCCCGCTTTATTTTGACCGTTCACATGCGGAATGGCTTGAAGCGGTGGACGCGCGTTTTCATATACAGGATGTCACATCGCACTATATTGAAGATCGTTTAACTGAACCGGGTGCCGATACGTTTTTAGATCAGGTATTACGCCTAGATTCGACCACCTTAATTGTTGATGATCCTGTAAAACGCGTCGATAATATGACGATGGCTTGGGGGTTAGAAGCGCGCGTACCGTTTTTAGATCATCAACTGGTTGAAGCCGTGATGAGTGCCCCACCGGAATTAAAGTTAGAGGATGGTGGCAAAACCTTACTGAAACGTATTTCAAGAGGACTGGTTCCCGATGAAGTCATTGATCGACCAAAAGGTTACTTTCCTATGCCCGCTCTTAAATATGTACGAGGCGAATTTTATGAGTTTATGAAGGGCATTTTAACCAGCCCACGCGCTCAAGAACGTCGACTATTTAATCCTGAATATGTACAAAACCTACTGGATAACCCAGAGGCGCCAGAGAGCTTTACGGCGATTAAAGGGAGCAAGTTATGGCACTGTGCATTGCTGGAACTTTGGTTACAACGTAATGTTGATCCTTATAACTAG
- a CDS encoding peptidylprolyl isomerase codes for MPLIHASHILVSSLKKAKRLKARLDEQDLSFEQAVERYSDCPSKSHMGDLGWFASGTLPVKFEQAVWKAPIQKLSHPCETEFGWHLFWVHEKNQP; via the coding sequence ATGCCATTAATCCATGCTTCGCACATTCTGGTTTCAAGCTTAAAAAAAGCCAAACGTTTAAAAGCTCGACTTGATGAGCAGGACTTAAGTTTTGAACAAGCAGTTGAGCGCTATTCAGACTGTCCATCCAAATCTCACATGGGAGATCTTGGTTGGTTTGCCTCTGGGACCTTGCCTGTAAAGTTTGAGCAAGCCGTATGGAAAGCCCCCATACAAAAGTTAAGCCACCCCTGCGAAACCGAATTCGGCTGGCACTTGTTTTGGGTTCATGAAAAAAACCAACCCTGA
- a CDS encoding alpha/beta hydrolase produces MHKYLVFTLSILLLFALPLKAEQVTLQASESHVQGQARYLDNGREQPAILILHGFSATHNYPTVQALQDYFTLSGFTTLAPTLSLQIPLRSQPVQCNSLHTHTLQQDIIEVKAWINWLEQQGHNQIILIGHSSGSQTLLEAMIPQTPESIKALILTSLFYLNGEELGNLESEIQIAQNLLAQGNNAPRKFNFLFCQNDYFATPESYLSYLTITRARVLETINLLSVPSYSLMGSADSRYSQVGEKWLSELDASQTELSIIEGANHFFTGEHEGLLHDQVESIINKLINK; encoded by the coding sequence ATGCATAAATATCTCGTGTTCACGTTAAGTATCCTGTTACTTTTCGCTCTCCCGCTAAAAGCCGAACAGGTTACGTTGCAAGCATCTGAATCTCATGTACAAGGACAAGCTCGCTATCTGGATAACGGTCGAGAGCAACCCGCTATTTTAATCCTGCATGGTTTCTCTGCCACCCATAACTACCCAACGGTGCAAGCATTACAAGACTATTTTACTCTCAGTGGTTTCACCACACTTGCACCAACCTTATCTCTGCAGATTCCACTTCGAAGCCAGCCAGTTCAATGCAACAGTTTGCATACACATACTCTGCAGCAGGACATCATTGAAGTGAAAGCTTGGATTAATTGGCTAGAGCAGCAAGGCCACAATCAAATTATCTTAATCGGTCACTCCAGCGGTAGCCAAACTTTATTGGAAGCGATGATTCCGCAAACACCTGAATCAATCAAAGCGTTGATATTAACCAGCTTGTTTTATTTAAATGGTGAAGAGCTTGGCAATCTCGAATCTGAAATCCAAATCGCTCAGAACTTATTAGCTCAAGGCAACAATGCACCCCGTAAATTCAATTTTTTATTCTGTCAAAATGACTATTTTGCTACACCAGAAAGCTACTTATCCTACTTAACCATTACCCGAGCCCGCGTGCTCGAAACCATCAATCTGTTAAGCGTTCCAAGTTACAGCTTAATGGGATCCGCTGACTCTCGTTATAGTCAAGTTGGCGAGAAGTGGTTAAGCGAACTTGATGCTAGTCAGACCGAATTGAGCATCATAGAAGGAGCCAATCACTTTTTTACTGGCGAACATGAAGGCCTGCTTCATGATCAAGTTGAATCGATCATTAATAAGTTAATTAACAAATGA
- a CDS encoding bifunctional diguanylate cyclase/phosphodiesterase, producing the protein MKQTLSAKHVLIGFMTIALSLLLTANFGLYFQGKNIQNSVHESAQVEAQKELFSAIDHNFQSIDQQLKKLAEWDEIHQQLNQPSYYYYWRDQRLKESEYFQPYYIELDLYQADKVKLSHLVKDHAQSTEVLPKQLNSQARYFLIQPPNQDYLIVSRAVHSRQDPSQVIGYVAIAIDFFKLLQQDNQFYYLDFPYLHFNRSGFIGMHQLKDALEYRAISNPVSDNLWGLIEEFVIKFALIIFLTTLLVFGFIKLIFLGPLQKLSRFVQNLRHYTQTNSSQEKPEFVLAEYQNLQNQLSDYHHALLKAQAQLSHQNQQLWQISRTDPLTEVFNRRAFDDAWQALLKQYTSQPIPIAYLLFDCDHFKALNDTYGHQVGDELIKISAQTLQRSFPAGQHIYRIGGDEFASIVVDKNIEEVEQIAQKALSDLISYPFIQLDIKEKVSFSVGVGYANAKQAIENIEVLPRQADIAMYKAKHSPHNKVHFYQHEHDTINQSLVSNKRLNQVLNAAYSGQNICLHYQPILNIETHAIYYEALVRLEFDDETVFPSDIFTIIAHHRLEVELDQKILNHLLSQLQNKSLPANIGLSVNISAKTLLQPFVIDLFEPFLPYLKLHKIVIEVTESVLIEHIQDVSFVLNKLRRQGFLIALDDFGSGYSSIRYLANMPVDIVKFDMTLTHALSADLKTQRLIQATAHMIREAGYELVMEGVETQQQLEQATLAGATNIQGYFIGRPHYKPIAPGQVA; encoded by the coding sequence ATGAAACAAACGCTTTCTGCTAAACATGTCTTAATCGGCTTTATGACTATCGCCTTAAGCTTGCTACTTACCGCCAACTTTGGGCTGTATTTTCAGGGAAAAAACATCCAAAACAGCGTGCATGAATCGGCACAAGTTGAAGCCCAAAAAGAGCTTTTTTCAGCGATTGATCATAATTTTCAATCAATTGATCAGCAACTAAAAAAACTAGCCGAATGGGATGAGATACATCAACAACTCAATCAACCTAGTTACTATTATTATTGGCGCGATCAACGCCTTAAAGAAAGTGAGTATTTCCAACCCTATTATATTGAGCTCGATCTTTATCAAGCAGATAAGGTCAAACTATCTCACCTAGTCAAAGATCATGCGCAATCGACCGAAGTGCTTCCCAAACAACTAAACAGTCAAGCACGCTATTTTCTGATCCAGCCGCCTAATCAAGATTATTTAATTGTCTCGCGCGCAGTACACTCAAGGCAAGATCCAAGTCAAGTGATTGGTTACGTCGCTATCGCCATCGATTTTTTTAAGCTACTTCAACAAGATAATCAGTTTTATTATCTCGACTTTCCCTATCTGCACTTTAATCGCAGCGGTTTTATTGGCATGCACCAACTTAAAGATGCACTTGAATATCGAGCCATCTCAAACCCGGTCAGTGATAATCTTTGGGGCTTAATTGAAGAATTTGTTATTAAATTTGCTTTAATCATCTTTCTAACTACACTCTTAGTATTCGGCTTTATCAAACTGATATTTTTAGGCCCATTACAAAAGCTCAGTCGGTTTGTACAAAATCTGCGCCACTATACACAAACCAACTCGTCACAAGAAAAGCCAGAGTTTGTGTTAGCAGAATATCAAAACCTACAAAACCAATTAAGTGATTATCACCATGCACTCTTGAAAGCTCAAGCTCAACTTAGCCACCAGAATCAACAACTATGGCAAATTTCACGCACGGATCCATTAACTGAAGTATTCAATCGACGTGCATTTGATGATGCCTGGCAAGCTTTATTAAAACAATACACTTCACAGCCTATCCCTATTGCCTATTTATTATTTGATTGCGATCATTTTAAAGCGCTTAATGACACCTATGGCCATCAAGTGGGCGATGAACTTATTAAAATTTCAGCCCAAACTTTGCAACGCAGCTTTCCAGCCGGTCAACACATTTATCGCATTGGTGGCGATGAATTTGCTTCGATTGTAGTTGATAAAAACATCGAAGAAGTCGAGCAAATTGCGCAAAAGGCCTTGTCAGACTTGATCTCGTATCCATTTATACAGCTCGACATTAAAGAGAAAGTTAGTTTTAGTGTTGGAGTGGGTTATGCAAATGCTAAACAAGCCATTGAAAATATAGAAGTTTTGCCTAGACAGGCCGACATAGCCATGTATAAAGCGAAACACTCACCGCATAATAAAGTTCACTTTTACCAACATGAGCATGACACAATCAACCAGTCTCTAGTGTCGAACAAGCGACTCAACCAAGTCCTTAATGCCGCCTATTCTGGACAAAATATCTGTCTACACTATCAGCCTATATTAAACATTGAAACTCATGCCATATACTATGAAGCCTTGGTTCGTCTCGAATTTGATGACGAAACGGTTTTTCCTTCCGATATTTTTACCATCATTGCTCACCATCGCTTAGAAGTAGAACTTGATCAAAAAATATTGAATCACCTATTATCCCAACTCCAAAACAAAAGTCTGCCGGCTAATATTGGTTTATCTGTAAATATCTCTGCAAAAACTTTGCTACAACCTTTTGTTATCGACCTATTTGAACCCTTTTTACCTTATTTAAAACTGCATAAAATTGTGATTGAAGTCACCGAGAGTGTTTTGATTGAACATATACAAGATGTCAGTTTTGTATTAAACAAACTTCGCCGCCAAGGCTTTTTAATCGCGTTAGACGACTTTGGCAGCGGCTACTCGTCCATTCGTTATCTTGCGAATATGCCGGTTGATATCGTTAAGTTTGACATGACACTCACACACGCTTTAAGTGCTGATTTGAAAACTCAACGACTGATTCAAGCTACTGCTCACATGATACGAGAAGCCGGTTACGAACTGGTCATGGAAGGGGTCGAAACACAGCAACAACTAGAACAAGCGACGCTAGCAGGGGCGACTAATATTCAAGGTTACTTTATCGGACGCCCCCACTATAAACCAATTGCACCAGGTCAGGTGGCATGA
- the coaE gene encoding dephospho-CoA kinase (Dephospho-CoA kinase (CoaE) performs the final step in coenzyme A biosynthesis.), which yields MKTQVIGVTGGIGSGKSVLCDYFAQLGYPVIDTDHVAKVLVQPKQPGLVALIKQLGSDYLQTNGELNRTKLRDTFFRDPEVKHQVEAILHPLVRKTVRDQINQLRGQHTFIFVAIPVIHQLNQPEYQLDRVLLVEAEEDQQLERVQHRDQRSPQQIKAIMQQQASPQERRALADDVIENNADLVDLHKQADAWLKANLK from the coding sequence ATGAAGACACAAGTGATTGGTGTGACAGGCGGAATTGGTTCGGGCAAAAGCGTGCTATGTGATTATTTTGCGCAGCTTGGTTATCCAGTGATTGATACCGATCATGTCGCTAAAGTTCTCGTACAACCTAAACAACCAGGCCTGGTGGCTTTAATCAAGCAACTGGGCTCAGATTATTTGCAAACCAATGGCGAACTTAATCGTACTAAATTGCGAGACACTTTTTTTCGTGATCCAGAGGTAAAGCATCAAGTAGAGGCCATTCTGCACCCGTTAGTTCGCAAAACTGTACGAGATCAAATTAATCAGCTACGTGGCCAGCATACCTTTATTTTTGTAGCGATTCCGGTCATTCATCAACTCAATCAACCTGAATATCAATTGGACCGCGTGTTATTAGTAGAGGCAGAAGAAGATCAGCAATTAGAACGTGTCCAGCATCGAGATCAACGCAGTCCACAACAAATTAAAGCCATTATGCAACAGCAAGCCTCGCCACAAGAACGGCGAGCTCTGGCAGATGATGTGATAGAAAATAATGCAGACCTAGTGGATTTACATAAACAGGCAGACGCTTGGCTCAAAGCCAACCTTAAATAG
- a CDS encoding Nudix family hydrolase, producing MKAKIIQVSVGCLIKDHQVLIGQRLARQSHAGEWEFPGGKIEAGETSIEALKREFVEETGLTTQGWKPLISYPWDHGNLQVQLHVFITQDFAGELHAHEGHQFEWCPINELQTRAMLVANKGIVNALQLPDRYMISGNFHDMDDALNRLKSALADGIKLVQLRAKTLEKDEFIKLAKLALPLCHGHGAKLILNAKPDWLDALPEADGLQLASTAIMSLTERPVPAHKWLGVSTHNPAEIAKALELDADFILISPVKETTSHPGEPGLGWEKFSLLAESIPVPVFALGGLNDRDRVISKNHGAQGIAAISGYWPQPI from the coding sequence ATGAAAGCTAAGATTATACAGGTATCGGTTGGCTGTTTAATTAAAGACCATCAGGTTTTGATTGGGCAGCGTTTAGCTCGTCAATCTCATGCGGGTGAGTGGGAGTTTCCAGGTGGTAAAATTGAAGCTGGAGAAACGTCGATTGAAGCCTTAAAACGTGAGTTTGTTGAAGAAACTGGCTTAACGACCCAGGGCTGGAAGCCATTGATTTCGTACCCTTGGGATCATGGCAATCTACAGGTGCAATTGCATGTATTTATCACGCAGGACTTTGCAGGTGAGCTACATGCACATGAAGGTCATCAATTTGAATGGTGTCCTATTAATGAACTTCAAACCCGTGCGATGTTGGTTGCGAATAAAGGCATTGTAAACGCACTTCAATTGCCCGATCGTTATATGATATCTGGCAATTTTCATGATATGGATGATGCTTTAAACCGTTTAAAATCAGCTTTGGCTGATGGGATTAAACTGGTGCAACTGCGAGCTAAAACACTCGAAAAAGATGAGTTTATTAAGTTGGCAAAATTAGCCTTGCCTTTGTGTCATGGTCACGGTGCTAAGTTAATATTGAATGCAAAGCCGGATTGGTTGGATGCTTTGCCTGAAGCGGATGGATTGCAGTTAGCTTCAACAGCGATTATGTCGTTAACTGAACGCCCGGTTCCCGCACATAAGTGGCTCGGCGTTTCAACCCACAATCCTGCTGAAATCGCCAAAGCGTTAGAGCTCGATGCAGATTTTATTTTGATATCGCCTGTTAAGGAAACTACATCCCACCCAGGAGAACCTGGATTAGGTTGGGAAAAATTTTCATTGTTGGCCGAGTCGATTCCGGTACCGGTGTTTGCATTGGGTGGTTTGAATGATCGTGACCGTGTAATATCTAAAAACCATGGTGCTCAAGGTATTGCTGCTATTTCAGGTTATTGGCCTCAGCCTATTTAA
- the argJ gene encoding bifunctional glutamate N-acetyltransferase/amino-acid acetyltransferase ArgJ — protein MPVGLSNELPPIHPVAGVYLGATAAKIKKNGKTDLVIIELVGGTKTAATFTTNAACAAPVTLAKAHLNSKQPHAFLINSGNANAATGEPGLVNARQTCQWLADELGCSVEEVLPFSTGVIGEPLPIQKIQQGLPDALANRSINAWPQAMAGIMTTDIVPKMVSRVVKIDGHDITITGMAKGSGMIHPNMATMLGFVVTDAKVSQNLLEQCLQQAVKKSFNRITVDGDTSTNDACTLSATQQVDMPTITDVNSTAYQQFAEAINHVMTELAHMIVRDGEGATKFIAVEVNGGQSEEECLKVAHAVALSPLVKTAMFASDPNWGRILAAVGRAGLVDLDINQLQIYLGDVCIVNNGGRASEYTEEQGQTVMKQEDILVRIELNRGVASETVWTCDFSYDYVKINAEYRS, from the coding sequence ATGCCAGTTGGTTTATCAAATGAGTTACCCCCAATTCATCCGGTTGCCGGAGTTTATTTAGGCGCAACGGCGGCTAAAATCAAAAAAAATGGCAAAACTGATTTAGTCATCATAGAGTTGGTGGGGGGCACCAAAACCGCCGCGACTTTTACTACTAATGCCGCCTGCGCGGCCCCCGTTACCTTGGCGAAAGCACATTTAAATTCGAAACAACCACACGCATTTTTAATTAATAGTGGTAATGCTAATGCGGCAACAGGCGAGCCAGGCCTGGTGAATGCACGCCAAACATGCCAATGGTTGGCAGATGAACTTGGTTGTTCAGTTGAAGAAGTATTGCCTTTCTCGACTGGTGTGATTGGTGAGCCACTGCCGATTCAAAAAATTCAACAAGGTTTACCAGATGCTTTAGCTAATCGCAGTATTAATGCGTGGCCGCAAGCTATGGCAGGCATTATGACTACGGATATTGTGCCGAAAATGGTGAGTCGTGTGGTGAAGATTGACGGTCATGATATTACAATTACCGGCATGGCAAAAGGCTCAGGCATGATTCATCCTAACATGGCGACTATGCTTGGTTTTGTCGTGACGGATGCCAAAGTCAGTCAAAACTTGTTAGAGCAGTGTTTGCAGCAAGCGGTTAAAAAATCATTTAATCGCATTACGGTGGATGGCGATACCTCGACCAATGATGCTTGCACCTTGAGTGCAACCCAACAAGTCGATATGCCGACGATTACCGATGTGAATTCTACTGCTTATCAACAGTTTGCTGAAGCTATTAATCATGTTATGACCGAATTAGCTCATATGATTGTGAGAGATGGTGAAGGTGCTACTAAGTTTATTGCAGTGGAAGTGAACGGCGGTCAATCTGAAGAAGAGTGCCTAAAAGTCGCGCATGCCGTAGCTTTATCGCCATTGGTCAAAACAGCGATGTTTGCATCTGACCCGAACTGGGGACGTATACTCGCTGCAGTTGGCCGAGCAGGCCTGGTGGATTTAGATATCAATCAACTACAAATCTATTTAGGGGATGTGTGCATTGTGAATAACGGTGGCAGGGCATCTGAATATACCGAAGAACAAGGCCAGACTGTGATGAAGCAAGAAGATATTTTGGTACGTATTGAGCTGAATCGTGGCGTTGCGTCAGAAACAGTTTGGACCTGTGACTTTTCGTACGACTATGTGAAAATTAATGCCGAGTATCGTTCTTAA
- the secA gene encoding preprotein translocase subunit SecA: protein MFVNIFKKIFGSRNERLLKQYQKRIAQINAYEPELEALSDEALQAKTAAFKQALTDGKTLDDILPEAFAVVREAGKRVFGMRHYDVQMIGGMALHDGRISEMRTGEGKTLVATLAAYLNGLNGSGVHVITVNDYLAKRDAEWMGQLFEFLGLSTGVIVSGQSHQEKQLAYSMDITYGTNNEFGFDYLRDNMAIYKEEKVMRGQSFAIIDEVDSILIDEARTPLIISGPTDNKAEIYHKINPLIAHLEQGEEDPVEKTTTGDYTIDEKARQVFLTEEGHEKIEDMLMETGLLQEDDSLYDSTNIGLMIHVNAALRANVLFERNRDYIVENGEVVIIDEHTGRKMIGRRWGEGLHQAVEAKEKVDIQHESQTFASITFQNYFRQYTKLSGMTGTADTEAGEFLSTYKLEVVVIPPNKVPARQDLTDLVFLDMQSKFNALVEDVKQTHTTGQPILVGTASIESSEMLSSLFTRAGIKHEVLNAKQHEREAHIIANAGMPNAVTIATNMAGRGTDIVLGGNLDAQIEELGEQATADQITKVKADWQARHQQVLDLGGLKVIGSERHESRRIDNQLRGRSGRQGDPGATRFYLSLDDDLMRRFASERVKNMMRRLGMQEGEAIEHPMVSKSIERAQKQVERLHQDERANLLKFDDIANEQRKVVYQQRNELMESEEVRETIELMRNDVVNDVIDQYIMPGSLDEQWRVPELETALHEEFGVTVPVQAWLDEDKSLYEEPLRDKIVAAVVDAYNQKMAVVDEKTLGHFEKEVLLRNIDKLWREHLAEMDYLRRGIHLRGFAQKDPFQEYRRESALLFQIFLSEVKRETVKMLSWVQLQSQEDVAKFESQQKEEAQQKLQATHPDADRKSSNTSAEGEVKDPNTFRRDVPKVGRNDPCPCGSGKKYKQCCGKLD, encoded by the coding sequence ATGTTCGTAAATATTTTCAAAAAGATTTTCGGTAGCCGCAATGAGCGGTTGTTAAAGCAATATCAGAAGCGCATCGCTCAGATTAATGCTTATGAACCAGAGTTAGAGGCACTCTCAGATGAAGCATTGCAAGCTAAAACAGCGGCTTTTAAACAGGCTTTGACAGACGGAAAAACACTTGATGATATTTTACCCGAAGCCTTTGCTGTGGTGAGAGAAGCAGGTAAGCGTGTTTTTGGTATGCGTCATTATGATGTACAGATGATTGGTGGTATGGCATTACATGACGGTCGTATATCTGAAATGCGTACTGGTGAAGGTAAGACGTTAGTGGCCACTTTGGCGGCCTACCTCAATGGCTTAAACGGTTCAGGTGTCCATGTTATTACGGTTAACGATTACCTAGCAAAGCGTGATGCGGAATGGATGGGGCAGCTTTTTGAATTTTTGGGTTTGAGTACCGGTGTGATCGTTAGTGGTCAAAGTCACCAAGAGAAGCAGTTAGCTTATTCGATGGATATTACCTATGGTACGAACAACGAATTTGGGTTTGATTATTTGCGCGACAACATGGCGATCTATAAAGAAGAAAAAGTCATGCGTGGTCAATCATTTGCGATTATAGATGAGGTCGATTCGATCTTAATTGATGAAGCGCGTACGCCGCTGATTATTTCAGGGCCGACTGATAATAAAGCGGAGATTTATCACAAAATTAATCCTTTAATTGCGCATTTAGAACAGGGTGAAGAAGACCCAGTGGAAAAAACCACTACCGGCGACTATACGATTGATGAAAAAGCACGTCAGGTATTTTTGACCGAAGAAGGTCATGAAAAAATTGAAGATATGTTGATGGAAACTGGTCTGCTACAGGAGGACGATAGCCTATACGATTCCACCAATATTGGCTTGATGATCCATGTTAATGCGGCCTTAAGGGCGAATGTGTTATTTGAACGCAACCGCGACTATATTGTAGAAAATGGTGAAGTGGTCATCATTGATGAGCACACGGGCCGTAAAATGATTGGTCGACGTTGGGGTGAGGGTTTGCATCAGGCCGTAGAAGCCAAAGAAAAGGTAGACATTCAGCATGAAAGTCAGACATTTGCTTCTATTACCTTCCAAAATTATTTCCGTCAATATACCAAGTTATCCGGTATGACTGGGACAGCTGATACTGAAGCTGGTGAGTTTTTATCAACTTATAAGTTGGAAGTGGTGGTTATTCCCCCAAATAAGGTACCCGCGCGTCAAGATTTGACGGACTTAGTGTTTCTCGACATGCAAAGCAAATTTAACGCATTAGTTGAAGATGTCAAACAAACTCATACAACGGGTCAGCCAATTTTAGTAGGGACAGCTTCGATTGAATCGTCTGAAATGTTATCGTCTTTATTCACGCGTGCTGGAATTAAGCATGAAGTTTTGAATGCGAAACAACATGAGCGAGAAGCACATATTATTGCTAATGCCGGGATGCCAAACGCCGTAACAATCGCCACCAATATGGCTGGTCGTGGTACCGATATTGTGTTGGGTGGTAATCTTGATGCACAGATTGAAGAGCTAGGTGAGCAAGCGACAGCCGATCAGATAACCAAGGTTAAAGCGGATTGGCAAGCACGCCATCAGCAGGTGCTAGACTTAGGTGGCTTAAAGGTTATCGGTTCTGAGCGTCATGAATCGCGTCGAATAGATAATCAGTTGCGTGGTCGTTCAGGTCGTCAGGGTGACCCAGGCGCGACACGTTTTTATTTATCATTAGATGATGATTTGATGCGTCGTTTTGCATCGGAGCGTGTTAAAAACATGATGCGCCGTTTAGGCATGCAGGAAGGCGAAGCGATTGAGCATCCAATGGTGAGTAAGTCGATTGAACGCGCTCAGAAGCAGGTCGAACGTTTGCATCAGGATGAACGAGCGAACTTATTGAAATTTGACGATATTGCCAATGAACAACGTAAGGTAGTTTATCAGCAACGTAATGAACTGATGGAAAGCGAAGAAGTTCGTGAAACGATTGAGTTAATGCGAAATGATGTAGTAAATGATGTGATTGACCAATATATCATGCCGGGCAGTTTAGATGAGCAATGGCGGGTTCCAGAGTTAGAAACGGCATTGCACGAAGAGTTTGGTGTAACGGTGCCAGTCCAGGCTTGGCTCGATGAAGATAAGTCTTTGTATGAAGAGCCGTTACGCGACAAAATTGTCGCGGCAGTTGTAGACGCTTATAATCAAAAAATGGCAGTAGTGGATGAAAAAACACTAGGGCATTTCGAAAAAGAAGTATTACTACGCAACATTGATAAGCTCTGGCGTGAGCATTTAGCCGAGATGGACTATTTGCGTCGAGGTATACATTTACGTGGCTTCGCCCAAAAGGACCCGTTTCAAGAATATCGCCGCGAATCGGCCTTATTGTTCCAGATTTTCTTAAGTGAAGTTAAGCGTGAAACGGTTAAGATGTTGTCTTGGGTTCAGTTACAAAGTCAGGAAGATGTGGCGAAGTTTGAATCTCAGCAAAAAGAAGAAGCACAACAAAAGCTACAAGCCACCCATCCAGATGCGGACCGTAAATCTTCGAACACATCCGCAGAAGGGGAAGTGAAAGATCCGAACACCTTCCGCAGAGATGTACCAAAAGTGGGACGTAATGATCCATGTCCTTGTGGTTCGGGCAAGAAATATAAACAGTGTTGCGGCAAGTTGGATTAA